One window from the genome of Nicotiana sylvestris chromosome 9, ASM39365v2, whole genome shotgun sequence encodes:
- the LOC104232996 gene encoding uncharacterized protein isoform X5, with protein sequence MYVKVCDCSFFWSMTSNHYSIDNFYLKIHKKYGTYFPMRCFEVRCFHSIFEVGKVEQGFNQGVKCLPDRVWPLKVGYREGYCDSPGHLWRPPGAFIHMPSNVSCIKMSQKHPASFSETSSKNVFITTLGAEASGGTVYILNLSEPLDFSSTIPTFRRRISEITSFDHTVWTADCSHDQKRAVVGTNRGAAILDIETVVKSWVCRSKSDVFSIRFDNSENVVLCGLRNGTILAVDTRQKPGDFSGRLPQNRIPSHPEGHSTMGRSSARDPFQIKGKMYNTISMPSSVCCLASLKLYDQCFLASSMDGSIKLYDHRLMRGAIQSYEGNKNSHSRIQVGVDPSETIVMSGGEDYHLRLWSIKSGELLFEDKFMDTIPSVVCWPNTEGLQGVGRHKQGAWLGSEEGLFFMDWP encoded by the exons ATGTACGTTAAAGTTTGTGATTGCAGTTTCTTTTGGAGCATGACTTCTAACCACTACTCTATAGATAATTTCTATTTGAAAATTCATAAAAAGTATGGAACATATTTTCCAATGCGTTGTTTTGAAGTCCGGTGCTTTCACAGTATATTTGAAGTTGGAAAGGTTGAACAAGGATTTAATCAAGGGGTAAAATGCTTGCCGGATCGTGTTTGGCCTCTAAAAGTCGGATACCGAGAAGGATACTGTGACTCACCAGGACATCTCTGGAGACCTCCAGGAGCTTTTATACATATGCCATCGAATGTATCTTGTATAAAGATGTCTCAAAAGCATCCTGCATCCTTCAGTGAAACTTCTTCAAAGAATGTTTT TATAACTACGCTGGGAGCTGAAGCATCTGGTGGAACAGTCTACATTCTGAACCTTAGTGAACCACTAGATTTTAGTTCAACCATACCAACTTTTAGAAGAAGAATTTCTGAGATTACTTCATTTGACCATACAGTTTGGACAGCAGATTGTAGTCATGATCAGAAACGAGCAGTAGTAG GAACCAATAGAGGAGCTGCAATATTGGACATAGAAACAGTAGTGAAATCCTGGGTTTGTCGGTCTAAAAGCGACGTTTTCTCCATACGATTTGATAATTCG gaAAATGTTGTTTTATGTGGGCTAAGAAATGGAACGATTTTGGCCGTCGACACCCGTCAAAAACCAGGAGATTTTTCTGGTAGACTTCCACAAAATAGAATTCCGTCCCATCCTGAGGGGCATTCTACTATGGGTAGAAGCTCTGCTAGAGATCCCTTCCAG ATCAAAGGGAAGATGTACAACACAATATCTATGCCTTCATCTGTCTGTTG TTTGGCATCTTTGAAACTTTATGATCAATGTTTCCTGGCAAGCTCTATGGACGGATCG ATAAAGCTTTATGATCATCGTCTAATGAGGGGAGCCATTCAATCTTATGAGGGAAATAAAAATTCTCATAGTAGAATACAGGTTGGGGTTGACCCATCGGAGACAATTGTCATGTCAG GTGGAGAGGACTATCATTTGCGGCTATGGAGTATCAAATCTGGTGAATTGCTATTCGAAGATAAATTCATGGATACGATTCCCTCAGTCGTATGCTGGCCAAACACTGAAG GTCTCCAGGGAGTGGGGAGACATAAGCAAGGTGCATGGCTTGGATCTGAAGAAGGGTTGTTTTTCATGGACTGGCCTTGA
- the LOC104232996 gene encoding uncharacterized protein isoform X4 — protein sequence MKSRSDKLLHIRELCGKVIASRKGKLNFQREFLKKQASYPLISKYDGTQRVVDSALENLTVDINLAEGLLNTDILLTGGMNGSLCIFEVGKVEQGFNQGVKCLPDRVWPLKVGYREGYCDSPGHLWRPPGAFIHMPSNVSCIKMSQKHPASFSETSSKNVFITTLGAEASGGTVYILNLSEPLDFSSTIPTFRRRISEITSFDHTVWTADCSHDQKRAVVGTNRGAAILDIETVVKSWVCRSKSDVFSIRFDNSENVVLCGLRNGTILAVDTRQKPGDFSGRLPQNRIPSHPEGHSTMGRSSARDPFQIKGKMYNTISMPSSVCCLASLKLYDQCFLASSMDGSIKLYDHRLMRGAIQSYEGNKNSHSRIQVGVDPSETIVMSGGEDYHLRLWSIKSGELLFEDKFMDTIPSVVCWPNTEGLQGVGRHKQGAWLGSEEGLFFMDWP from the exons ATTTCGAAGTATGATGGGACTCAAAGAGTAGTTGACAGTGCTTTGGAGAACCTGACTGTTGATATAAACTTGGCAGAGGGCCTGTTGAACACTGATATTCTGTTGACAGGTGGCATGAATGGCTCATTGTG TATATTTGAAGTTGGAAAGGTTGAACAAGGATTTAATCAAGGGGTAAAATGCTTGCCGGATCGTGTTTGGCCTCTAAAAGTCGGATACCGAGAAGGATACTGTGACTCACCAGGACATCTCTGGAGACCTCCAGGAGCTTTTATACATATGCCATCGAATGTATCTTGTATAAAGATGTCTCAAAAGCATCCTGCATCCTTCAGTGAAACTTCTTCAAAGAATGTTTT TATAACTACGCTGGGAGCTGAAGCATCTGGTGGAACAGTCTACATTCTGAACCTTAGTGAACCACTAGATTTTAGTTCAACCATACCAACTTTTAGAAGAAGAATTTCTGAGATTACTTCATTTGACCATACAGTTTGGACAGCAGATTGTAGTCATGATCAGAAACGAGCAGTAGTAG GAACCAATAGAGGAGCTGCAATATTGGACATAGAAACAGTAGTGAAATCCTGGGTTTGTCGGTCTAAAAGCGACGTTTTCTCCATACGATTTGATAATTCG gaAAATGTTGTTTTATGTGGGCTAAGAAATGGAACGATTTTGGCCGTCGACACCCGTCAAAAACCAGGAGATTTTTCTGGTAGACTTCCACAAAATAGAATTCCGTCCCATCCTGAGGGGCATTCTACTATGGGTAGAAGCTCTGCTAGAGATCCCTTCCAG ATCAAAGGGAAGATGTACAACACAATATCTATGCCTTCATCTGTCTGTTG TTTGGCATCTTTGAAACTTTATGATCAATGTTTCCTGGCAAGCTCTATGGACGGATCG ATAAAGCTTTATGATCATCGTCTAATGAGGGGAGCCATTCAATCTTATGAGGGAAATAAAAATTCTCATAGTAGAATACAGGTTGGGGTTGACCCATCGGAGACAATTGTCATGTCAG GTGGAGAGGACTATCATTTGCGGCTATGGAGTATCAAATCTGGTGAATTGCTATTCGAAGATAAATTCATGGATACGATTCCCTCAGTCGTATGCTGGCCAAACACTGAAG GTCTCCAGGGAGTGGGGAGACATAAGCAAGGTGCATGGCTTGGATCTGAAGAAGGGTTGTTTTTCATGGACTGGCCTTGA